The proteins below are encoded in one region of Anguilla anguilla isolate fAngAng1 chromosome 3, fAngAng1.pri, whole genome shotgun sequence:
- the LOC118224191 gene encoding proline-rich protein 7-like, whose amino-acid sequence MVMSQGTYTFLTCFAGFWLVWALVVLLCCFCNSLQRRLKRRRERRLRQQILDPPPAGEPPQGPAPPPVPQGSWTTPPDLSGKPPSYEDAVLMEDPPPPYSAILADARRGTHPEPKGRTAREPESSETSKTAPDSALSKRAGRGYSSVIHLPTAAHCDSQSPLLSTLELNCNNLPNAGLVPGTTHNPALVPGTTHNPALIPGATPADLRLGPPLLDRTYALPTAFPIFGRSTAV is encoded by the exons atggtgatgtcacagggcaCCTACACCTTCCTCACCTGTTTTGCGGGGTTCTGGCTGGTGTGGGCCCTTGTGGTCCTGCTCTGCTGCTTCTGTAACTCCCTGCAGCGCAGGCTGAAGCGCCGGAGGGAAAGGAGGCTCCGCCAACAGATCCTGGACCCGCCTCCCGCTGGGGAGcccccccagggccccgcccctccccccgtcccccaggGGAGCTGGACCACACCCCCAG ATCTTTCCGGAAAGCCGCCAAGCTACGAGGATGCTGTGCTGATGGaggaccccccgcccccctacaGCGCGATCCTGGCCGACGCCCGTAGGGGGACGCACCCCGAACCCAAGGGCAGGACAGCTAGAGAGCCGGAGAGCTCCGAGACCAGCAAGACAGCCCCAGACAGCGCGCTCTCCAAGCGGGCCGGGCGGGGCTACTCCTCCGTCATTCACCTGCCCACGGCTGCACACTGTGACTCCCAgagccctctcctctccaccctgGAGCTGAACTGCAACAATCTCCCCAACGCCGGCCTCGTGCCTGGGACTACGCACAATCCCGCCCTCGTACCTGGAACTACGCACAACCCCGCCCTCATACCTGGGGCCACACCCGCTGACCTAAGACTGGGTCCACCCCTGCTGGACCGTACCTATGCCCTGCCCACCGCTTTTCCTATTTTCGGAAGGAGTACAGCAGTGTGA